The proteins below are encoded in one region of Oreochromis niloticus isolate F11D_XX linkage group LG6, O_niloticus_UMD_NMBU, whole genome shotgun sequence:
- the LOC100694286 gene encoding retinol dehydrogenase 8 — MERHGQKVVLITGCSSGIGLRIAVMLAEDEKQRYHVIATMRDLKRKDNLVKAAGDLYSKTLFVAELDVCSDESVKQCINSIKDRHIDILISNAGIGLVGPVESIPMDEMNNVFETNFYGSVRLIKEVMPDMKNRRAGRIIVISSVMGLQGVAFNEVYAASKFALEGFCEGLAAQLLSFNVTLSMLEPGPVHTEFELKMIQGMKEKEWPSVDPDTVNYFRNFYLPGAVDIFEILGQTPDHIAKRTMSVIEASNPHFHNLTNPLYSPILALKYADETGCLSVQAFYCMLFTLRPLMNVGMPVLKYLTFGFMRKWRISPN; from the exons ATGGAGAGACACGGGCAGAAAGTGGTGCTGATCACAGGCTGTTCCTCCGGCATCGGCCTGAGGATTGCCGTAATGCTGGCCGAGGATGAAAAGCAGCGCTATCACG TAATCGCCACGATGCGTGACCTGAAACGTAAAGATAATCTGGTGAAAGCTGCTGGGGATTTGTACAGCAAAACTCTTTTTGTGGCTGAACTGGACGTCTGCAGTGACGAGTCAGTGAAACAGTGTATCAACAGCATCAAAGATCGACACATAGACATCCTCA TAAGTAATGCAGGCATCGGCCTGGTGGGTCCAGTGGAGAGCATCCCCATGGACGAGATGAACAACGTCTTTGAGACCAACTTCTATGGATCAGTTCGCCTGATCAAGGAGGTGATGCCTGACATGAAGAATAGGAGAGCGGGACGCATCATAGTGATCAGCAGTGTGATGGGACTCCAAG GGGTGGCATTTAACGAGGTATACGCAGCTTCCAAGTTTGCTCTTGAGGGCTTCTGCGAGGGTCTGGCTGCGCAGCTTCTGAGTTTTAATGTCAC aTTATCAATGCTGGAGCCAGGCCCCGTGCACACAGAATTTGAATTAAAGATGATTCAGGGCATGAAAGAGAAGGAGTGGCCTAGTGTTGATCCTGACACAGTGAATTACTTCAGGAATTTCTATCTCCCTGGTGCTGTGGATATCTTTGAGATACTGGGGCAAACACCTGATCACATTGCCAAA CGTACAATGAGCGTGATCGAAGCCAGCAATCCACATTTCCACAATCTGACCAACCCGCTGTACTCACCCATTTTAGCGCTGAAATATGCCGATGAAACTGGATGCCTGTCTGTCCAGGCCTTCTACTGCATGCTCTTTACCCTGCGTCCTTTGATGAACGTCGGCATGCCCGTCCTGAAGTACCTCACCTTTGGGTTCATGAGGAAATGGAGAATTTCACCAAACTAG